Below is a genomic region from Ancylomarina subtilis.
AATTTCAAACTGATTATTCGATCTGGAAAACACGGCTTGTTCGTTCGGTTTTAAAACCTGTTCCACTGTCTGACCATATTTCGACGAAACTCTTACTTTCCCTTCGAGCAGGGTGGTTTGAATATTGGCCTCATCCTTATAGGCAGAAACATTGAAAGAAGTTCCCAATACTTCAATATCCATCGGACCCGTTTTCACAATAAAGGGGGCCTTTGCATTTTTAGTCACCTCGAAGAAGGCTTCCCCCTCCAAAATCACCTCACGTCGGTTATTGGCAAAACGAACAGGAAACTTCAAGCGGCTTTCAGAATTCAGCCACACACGGGTTCCATCTGATAAAACCAACTGATACTCCTCTCCTTTTCCGATCAGCAATTCGTTATAGGCAGAGGACTGTGTTTTTGTTTTCTTATCGACTGTCGTATAATTCAGGGTTCTTTCTTTATTTTCGATAATCACCTCGTCATTGGCTTCCTTCATACTCAAAGCCATTTCATCCAAGGCAATCTTTTTCCCGTTGCTCAAAACCAAATGTGCTGTTTGAGTACCGGGCTGAATCAGCGTTTTTGTTTCAGCAAACTGATTGGTATTGTAATTTTGCAAAAGCAAGTATCCGGCAATTAACATGGGAAGTGCAATGACTGCAGCATATCGCGCAACATTCAGCCACTTGCTTTTTAAAGAGATAAGCTTTGGAGCCCTATTCTTTTGAAAACGCGTCCACTCATCATCCAGATTAATCCGGTTGATGAATTCAGAACGCTTTTCCCGCACTTGAATACTCATCAAATCATCGAACATTTTTTGATGTTTCACATCTTCCTTCAACCACCGATCGAGTTGAATTTGTTCGTTGGCATCAAGACCTGTCCCCAGATAGCTGGAAAGTAAACGACTAATTTCTATCTTTTCAGATATGTTCTTTTTCATACGAAATACTAATTTCAAGTAAGATTTTCTTTACTTGTATTCTACAGACGACAAAACTGACAGGCCGGGTGGCTTGCCTTTCATTTTTTTTTCAAAACAGAATCTCAAACCAACATAAAACCCTAACTACCAAAGCAAACCGCATGCTGTTTTTTTTTATAAAAAGACACACGTATTCCCTATTCCGATTTAAGTATCCAATTGATTGCAAGTGATACATCTAAAACTGACTAAAAAAAGAAATGGGAGATTGATTCAGGTGAAACAGCTGTTCCAAAAAGCAGCCTGACTCACACAATTGACAATAAAATGGTTGGCTTAAATCCCTGACTATGCTGGAATCAACAATGGAATTGCTCCTATTCGAAAAACTGATAGAAATCGATCAAAAGAAAGACAACAAACTGATGCCCCAAAATTTCGCGGAGCTTTTTAAAGGCAGTGAGTTTATGTGTTTTTACGGTATTGATGGATATGTTTAATTCATCAGCAATATCCCGATTGGATAGGGATTTCAGATTGAGCAAAACAACTTCGCGAGCCTTATCGGGTAAAAGTGTGATAGCATCTTCGAGCTGACGGTAGGTTTCCTCCCGGATAATGTCAAGCACCACACTGTCATCGTCCCAAAGGGCGTCATCACGCAAGCCGTCGGTATGCAAATGACCGTTTTGCTTTTTACGCTTTTCTTTCTTCAGATAATCGAAACAGGTATTCTTTGTGGCCAGGTATAAATAAACCTTAAGAGACTTTTCTGATTCGAATTCAGTCGCCGAATTCCATATTTTCAGAAAAACCTCCTGCACCATATCCTTCGACAAATCTTCATCGTTCACAAAGCGATTGGCAAAAATACACAAGGAAGGAAAGTACTTATTAAAAATACCTCTGAAATCTGTTTTGCGAATATCTATCGTCCCTACTTGCTGAACCATTCAAATTATACTTTATGCAAACAAAAAAATGCGTAAGGGCAAATGTATAAGAAAAGAATTGAATTGCAAAAAATGCTAAACACCCTAGTTATATGAAATAAAGCAAAGCCAATTACTAAC
It encodes:
- a CDS encoding RNA polymerase sigma-70 factor, with protein sequence MVQQVGTIDIRKTDFRGIFNKYFPSLCIFANRFVNDEDLSKDMVQEVFLKIWNSATEFESEKSLKVYLYLATKNTCFDYLKKEKRKKQNGHLHTDGLRDDALWDDDSVVLDIIREETYRQLEDAITLLPDKAREVVLLNLKSLSNRDIADELNISINTVKTHKLTAFKKLREILGHQFVVFLLIDFYQFFE
- a CDS encoding FecR family protein — encoded protein: MKKNISEKIEISRLLSSYLGTGLDANEQIQLDRWLKEDVKHQKMFDDLMSIQVREKRSEFINRINLDDEWTRFQKNRAPKLISLKSKWLNVARYAAVIALPMLIAGYLLLQNYNTNQFAETKTLIQPGTQTAHLVLSNGKKIALDEMALSMKEANDEVIIENKERTLNYTTVDKKTKTQSSAYNELLIGKGEEYQLVLSDGTRVWLNSESRLKFPVRFANNRREVILEGEAFFEVTKNAKAPFIVKTGPMDIEVLGTSFNVSAYKDEANIQTTLLEGKVRVSSKYGQTVEQVLKPNEQAVFSRSNNQFEIIEVNAALYACWREGVFIFNEENLEDILRKLSRWYNINVFFQSEEVRSYQFSGKLPRFKNCNELLDMIEKTTDVQFTMKENRVVIVNKK